In Gemmatimonadaceae bacterium, the sequence AGCGCGACCTCGGCGTCGGTGGTGGTGTCGCACGGCGCGACGGCGTCAGCCACCATCACCTACGCCATCGCGTCCGGCTCCATCAATCTGACCCTGAGCGGCCTACCGGTCGGCGCTGACGCCGCCGTGCGGCTCACCGGGCCGAACGGGTTCAGCCGGATGGCGACCTCATCAGGCGTGATCGGCGGCCTCGCGCCTGGATCCTACTCCCTTACCGCCGCGCCCGTCGCCGCAGGCGGACACACCTGGACGCCCGCGACCATCTCCGCGTCGCTGCAGGTTGAAGCCAGCGCCACGTCGGTACCCGTGTCCGTCTCGTACGACGTCTCCACGGGTGCACTCACCGCAGGTATCTCCGGACTCCCCGCCGGCCAGGCGCCGTCGGTCCTCGTGACCGGACCCGCCAGCTTCGCCAGGACCGTCGCCGCCGGCGAATTGATCACGAACCTTACGCCGGGCACGTACACGCTGACGGGCGCCCCCGTGAGCGTCGGCGCCGATCAGTACCGCGTTCCCGCCGCGCTGCAGGTCGTCGTTGGAGCGTCGACCACGCCCGCCACGGCGCAGCTGGTGTACGCGCTCGCGAGCGGCCGGCTCTCGATCGCGTTCGCGGGCCTTCCGCAGGGCGCGAACGGTTCGGCCGTCGTCACCGGCCCGTCAGGCTACGAGAAGACCGTGACGGCCGCCGAAACGATCACCGGACTGGCTCCCGGCATGTACACCGTGACGCCATCCGACGTCGTCGTGAGTGGTGTGACGTTCGGCGTGGCGGCCGGCGCGCAGCCCGTTGCCGTCTCCGCCTCTGCCACGCCGGCGACGGCCTCCCTCACCTACGCCATCACGAAGGGCGCGCTCCAGGTGATCGTGCTGGGCCTCCCGCAATCCCTGTCCGGGTCCGTGATCGTGACCGGGCCCGGCGGCTTTGCCGACACGCTGTCTCGCACCACGGCGCTCGTGGGCCTTGCGCCTGGCACCTACGCGTTGACGGTCCGCAACGTCAATGCGGGCTTGCACGTCTACGCGGGCACGCCAACGAGCAGCCAGGCGGTGGTCACCGCGTCGGCGACCGCGGTTCAATCCACGGTCACCTACACCCTCGCGTCCGGCCTCCTCGATCTGACGGTGAACGGGCTGCCTAACGGCGTGCTCGGCAACATCACGCTCAGCGGACCGGGTGGATACTCACAGGCCATCACCGGCAGCCAGCTGATCTCCGGCCTCGCTCCCGGCGCGTACACCATCACAGCCGGCACCACGCAGGGCGGCGGCACGATCTACGCCGGCAGCCCCGGCACGCAGCTCCTCAACATCGCCGCGTCCACATCGGCCATCCAGGCAACGGTGACGTATCGATCCGCCAGTGGATCACTCAACGTGACCATCAATGGCCTGCCCGGTGCGGTGAACGCCGACGTGCGCGTGACGGGCCCGGGCGCGTACAGCTCGACGCTGACGGCGACGCAGCTGCTGAGCGGCCTCCTGCCCGGCAACTACACGGCGACAGCAAGCCCGGTCACACACTCCGGCGCCACCTACACGGCGTCGCCTGCGTCGGCTTCGGCCACGGTCACCACCGGTGGGACCGGGAGCGTATCGCTCACCTACACGCAAACGGGCGGGCCACCACCGCCACCGCCGCCCTTCAACCTCGTCATCGACGGCATGCACGTGCAGCAGGTGGTGCAGTCCTACGCCGGCACCGTGCCACTCGTGGAGGGCAAGGACGGCCTCCTCCGCGTCTTCGTGAAGGCCTCGGCGACCAACACCGCGGCGCCCACGGTGCGCGTGCGCTTCTACAACGGCGCCACGCTGCAGTCGACCGTCAGCATCAACCCGCCGGTCAGCGCCGTGCCGACCTCGGTTTCGCAGGCGTCACTCTCGGCGTCTTGGAACGTCGTCGTGCCGGCGGCGCTCATGGTCCCCGGCCTTCGCATCCTCGCCGACGTCGACCCGACGAACACCGTGACCGAGTCCGCGGAAAACGACAACTCCTGGCCCACGTCCGGGACGCCGCAGACCATGGACATACGCGCGGTCCCGTCGTTCAACATCCGCTTCGTGCCGGTGACCCAGTCGGCCAACAACCTGACCGGCGGCGTCACGGCCGGGAACGTCGGCTCGTACCTCTCGTGGACGACGAAGCTTTTTCCCACGGGGACCGTCAACGCCGACGTGCGCGCGCCCTACACGACGAATGCGCCCGTGCTCCAGGGCGGCGACGGCAACGGCGCCTGGTCGCAGATCCTGAGTGAGATGAACGCGCTCCGCACCGCCGACGGTTCGAGTCGCTACTACGCCGGCATCGCCCGCGTGACGTACTCGTCAGGCATCGCCGGCCTGGGCTACGTGCCCGGCCGCGCCACCCTGTCCTGGGACTACCTGCCCTCCGCGTCCGAGGTCGTTGCCCACGAGCTTGGACACAACTTCGGCCGCTTCCATGCCCCCTGTGGCGGCGCGGGCGGCCCCGATCCCTCATACCCGTACGCCGGGGGTCTGATCGGCGTCTATGGCTACGACGTCGCCTCGTCGTCGCTCAAGGCGCCCACGCTGTCCGACCTCATGGGGTACTGCAACAACAACTGGATCTCGGACTACACCTACGTCGCGGTCATGAACCACCGGATCGCGAATCCCTACGTCGCGGCGGCGCGCGCCGTGGCCACCTCGGCGCCCAGGCGCGGCCTGCTGGTCTGGGGCCGGATCAGCAAGGGCCAGGTGATCCTCGAGCCGGCCTATGAGGTGAACACCGCGCCGTCGGTGCCCACCGGTCGTGGGCGCCATCGCCTGCAGGCCTTCGGGCCGCTCGGGCAGACCCTGCTCAACGTCGCCTTCGACGGTGAACGCGTCGCGGATGCCAACGACCCCACGATGGAGCACTTCGCCTTCGTCCTCCCGCTCGATGTCCTTGGCGGCGTTGCGCCGACCCGATTCCGCGTGACCGCACAGGGCCGCAGCGCCGAGCGTCGATCCACCGGTGCAGACCTCAGCCTGCGCGAAGCGCCCGCCGCCGAACGGCGCGGCAGTCGCGAGATCCGAGTGAAATGGTCCGATCGCGAGGTGGCCGGCGTCATGGTGCGCGACGCGCGCACCGGCGAGATCCTCTCCTTCGCCACCGGTGGCGACGCCGCCATCGTCACCAGTGCGCGCGACGTGGACCTCGTGCTCTCCGACGGCGCCCGTAGCACGGTCCGTCGAGTGCGCGTGCGCTAGCCAATGGCGTAGGGTTCCCGGAAGACGCGAGGGCGCTTGTCCTCCGCTTCATCCCGAGCGGCGTTGGCCGCGGCCGGGACGCGCTCACCCGGCACTCATTCGGGTCGATCAGCGAGTAGATTTCGGCCGTTCCGCACGACCTCAGGGGCCTGTGCGCCCCGCTGAAATCCGACTCGAATCGATCGAATGGCCTCCTACGACGTCATCTTCATCGGCGGCGGGCCCGCCGGCTATGTCGGCGCCCTGCGTTGCGGGCAGCTCGGCCTCTCCACCGCCGTCATCGAGCGCGAAGGCCTGGGCGGCACCTGCGTCCTCTGGGGCTGCATCCCCGCCAAGGCCCTGCTCGAAAGCGCATCGCTCGCCAACAAGGTGCGCCACGCCGCGGATTTTGGCGTCAGCGTCGGCGACGTGAAGTTCGACTATGGCGTCGCCATGAAGCGCTCCCGCGCGGTGAGCGCCCAGAACTCCAAGGGCGTCGAGTTTCTCTTCAAGAAGAACAAGGTCACCTGGATCAAGGGCACCGGAAAGCTCGTCAAGGGCAAGTCCGGCGTCGCAGTCTCGGTCAGGGGCGCTGACGGCAAGGAAGAGGTGCACGAGGCGAAGAAGGGCATCGTCATCTCCACCGGCTCGCGCGTGCGCGGCCTGCCGCAGGTCGGGCTCGAGCTGAACAAGACGACGGTGATTTCGTCCGACGAGGCCCTCGTGCTCGACAAGGCGCCGAAGGCGGTCGCCGTGATCGGGGCCGGCGCCGTTGGCTGCGAGTTCGCCGACGTCTTCAATGCGTTCGGCGCCACCGTCCACCTCGTCGAGGTGCTGCCCAACATCCTGCCCCTGGAGGACGCCGACGCCTCGGCCGAAGTGGGCCGCGCCTTCAAGAAGCGAAAGATCAACGTCCACACCGGCGCAAAGCTGTCGAACGTGAAAGTCGGCAAGGACTCCGTGAAGCTTACCATCGAGGCAGGCGGGGCGACGTCCGAGATCGAAGTGGAGAAGGTGCTCGTCGCGGCCGGCCGCGCGCCTAACGTGGAAGACGTGGGGCTCAAGGAT encodes:
- the lpdA gene encoding dihydrolipoyl dehydrogenase, giving the protein MASYDVIFIGGGPAGYVGALRCGQLGLSTAVIEREGLGGTCVLWGCIPAKALLESASLANKVRHAADFGVSVGDVKFDYGVAMKRSRAVSAQNSKGVEFLFKKNKVTWIKGTGKLVKGKSGVAVSVRGADGKEEVHEAKKGIVISTGSRVRGLPQVGLELNKTTVISSDEALVLDKAPKAVAVIGAGAVGCEFADVFNAFGATVHLVEVLPNILPLEDADASAEVGRAFKKRKINVHTGAKLSNVKVGKDSVKLTIEAGGATSEIEVEKVLVAAGRAPNVEDVGLKDVGVQLTERGFIKADPITYETSVKGVYAIGDVIGAPMLAHKGQREGHILADRLGGQHAHPLTYTNIPNATYCHPEVASIGLTEQACKEQKLDYKVGKFPFSANGRARTSGETEGFVKIIRDAKHGEILGAHIVGAHATELIHEIVVARENEFTVEEIDLAIHAHPTLSEAVAEAVLDSMGKLLHA